The region ttccagcgtgttatcagcattcagttcaaagccagcatctctgttGTTtcgggggtgcataagtgcatacggtatggggagcttgcatgttttggaagccACTATGAATGCTggaaggttttagagcaacatgtactcccctccagacgatgtcTATAGGAAGGCCTTTTgcatttcagcaggacaatgcaaaacaaaatactgcagctattacaacagcatggcttcatagtagaagagtccgggtgctaaactggcctgcctgcagtccagatctttcacctatagagaacatctGGAGCaccattaaacaaaaaatatgtcaaagatgaccacaaactcttcagtaGCTGGagacctatatcaggcaagaatgggaccaaattccaacaccaaaactccagaaactcataacctcgatgcccagacttcttcaaacttttttgaaaagaagaggagatgctacaccagggatcctcaaatctggaccttgagatccactttcctgcagagtttagctgtaaccctaatcaaacacacctgagcatgctaatcaatgtcttcaggatcattagaaaatcacagacaggtgagtttgatcagggttggagataaactctgcagtggattggacctccagggtaagatttgaggaaccctgtgctacaccatggtaaacatgcccccgtcccaactattttgagacctgtagcaggcatcaaattttaaataagctcattttgtacataaaattgcaaaatttCACAGTTTAAACATGTGTTATGTtgtctatgttctattgtgaataaaatattggctcatgtgatttgaaattcttttagttttcattttattcaaatttaaaaaacatcccaacatttccagaattcgggttgtaggtCAAGGTATCATGTTAGGGTATAAAAGGAGCATCTCAGTCTTTGCAAGCAAAGCTGGATCATAGCTCATCACTTTGTGCCGAATTTCATGAGAGAAGTGTCAAACAAATCCAAAATCACATTTCGGGGAGCTCACTCTCGTTTCGGCGATCGGCCCACTATTTGAATGGAATGTCCCGGTGCTCCCGATGGCCAGGCGATCGCAGGCCCCCCAGACCTCTGGGCCCTATGCACTCTTGACCAACTAGCAGCTGCCAAGGGGAAATCAGTCTTTTCCAATATAAATAAGACCaatctaccttttcataactgaatttaaaaagttGTGACCAgtcttcaagaaaaaaaaaaaaaaaacttagaggactaactttttaagaatagtctaaacagtttatgcaactggcccctggttggccatgggactggcaaCAACTGTCGGTGAAGGATTCGTTGTGGTGGTGGTAGACACGGTGGTGAAAAATGGGGCTGAAGAGTCTACTTTTTGtggtccgatcttctgttatGGAATGCAGGCTAGGAGGCAGAAATACAGAGACAGGTATTTATTTTGCAGCACAGAGCATCAAAGCAGGATACTGCAGGACTGTAACGGTTCATACAGACTTGAAATGGTGAATAATGAAATGTCCTTTCCTTATAGCTGCAGGAGATTGTGGATGGCTGGAGCtgaacagatggatggatggagcaCACAACTTGCTAACAGGTAAGTACagcgcaaacacacacagaataaTTGGAACCACAAGGGAGACAAGACATGAAGCAGAATGTCAGCAAACTAGACCGGACATTGAAATGATGCGAGATGTGTGCATAAATAGCAGTTCTGGTAATGAGGGAGATGAaatgcaggtgtgtgtgattaaTATTCTGGTGAGATCGGACGTTGTAATTGGCTGGGTGGAGAGCCTGGCTGGTCTGTGACAGATAACACCTTCACTCAAAGTTCACACAGTTCACTCAagaatgaaaatttgctcatcCTCAGTCCATCACTtcttagcattacatcacttgttcacagTGGATCCTTTCAATAATTCATGAgcaatccacatgactccagtctttAAATtcatgtcttgtgaagtgaaaatgatgcgtttttgtaaaaaaaataattcaatactTAAGATGTTTTTACCTTCAGTccattgcttccagctaaaatgcAAGTTCAAATACTGTTTAATagtgaaaacagttttaaaaaaaaaaaaacagttctaaacaaatatattgatgcattttgatgtgaaaggacaacagagaatggactttttcactggaggaaacattattatggattatggtcaTATATTTTGGCAAGAAACAATGGTGTGTGggtaaaaacatattaatgatggatttgtttcaaatGAAGtggcttttcacttcacaagacattaattgatccACTGGAatcatgtggattacttatggattattgtgatgtttttatcagctgtttggattccCATTCAGACGGCACCTGTTCACTGcggaggatccattggtgagaaagtcatgcaatgctaaatttctccaaatctgttctgatgaagaaacaaaatcacttatatcttgaatggcctgagggtgattAAGTCTTcagctaatatttatttttgggtgaactatccctttaaatgcatttccatATAAAATGAGGGAGGCCAAACACCAGGCAGCGAGGTTTGTGTGtgcttgaaggcagcataattaaaaataaaaacacataattCAACAAGCAGTTTAATCACTTAATTTATGATCAGAATAAGGGATTAAATGGTTGCTTCATGAGATTCTATTCTAAAAGTATTCGACAAGAAACCTAATAGGTATCATCATTGTTTGATTGTTAACAAGTAACattttttcacttttgatcattttattgtgttttataattGTTGTTTAATGTACAAAATTGTTAACAATCTTGCACCTTCACCCTTGAAGGAATTTGTTTTCTCTTGTACTGAAAATATAAGACAAACTAGAGCTTCGTCTAGAGGTGATTGTACAGTGAATTTTAGAGCTACTGGTTTTGGTTGTTCAGCTTTCTCTGTAAGGGTTGTTAATAACTggaataatttacaaattaatATAAGACAGTGTTCTACCTTAGCACAATTtaagctacatttaaaaaaatatggttaaagACGAGTCAGGTATGTGACCATtgagtatttctgtattttgaatGAAACTTTGGGTAGTTGTAAAATTTAGGATGATGCTTTGTAGTACTTACAGGggatattttgatgtttttgtcacATAATTTGTATTTTCCTGCCCAGGGACAGCAGATGAAATTTAGCTCTGTAGCTAATTCTGGGGCAGTTTTCTGACTGTCTATTGTCCCtgtcaaataattaattaaataaaataaaatattaagtctGATTATTGGCAATAATTGCATTGTTGGTGTCTCCGTAAAATGGCTGtataattttaagtaaaatatttacatagtAAACTGGTTTAAGCAAAATAgcaatgtattttaatgtcagtactttttaaataaactatttcAATTAGACAGACATTAGCAAATCATTCAACAAAGTAtgtaaacaagaaaaataatgaCTGGATCTGGGAGCAATGAAAAcgtaacaaaatgtaaaaaaaaaaaattatataaatatttatttttttctgtaatgtttTATGATACTGTGCCTAATGATTTTCATATATAATGTTGACAGCttgtacatgttttttttttttttcttgttacaATTCATTCATAAAATGATAACATTTGCATGCCTGtttcagtacagtacagtacaattTTCAAGGTTTTATGCCTTTTTGAGCTTCCGAAGTGTTCACTCTTGTGGAAATGCATGAGGAAAAAACTCTGCGCACTGCTCTAATATTTAGTCCATAGATTAGAGGATTGAACACAGGTGGGACTATCACAAGTTCTAGAGCCAAAAAATTGCGGAGACCCTCTTGAATGTCATTTGAACCATATCTGCTATACATAACAtcaaaaagcaaagcaaaagtGAAATTTATCAGTGATAATATGTGTGGCAGACATGTTTGCCAGAATTTCCTTCTATTCTCTAAAGATGCTTTACATGCAGATATCAGTTTGACATAGGACACAGTAATGATAACTGCACAGCAACAAAATATAACAGCAACAATATATCCATAGACATTATtaacaaaagatgatgcacaagacaGCTTTACAATTGACCAGTTGTCACAATATAATTTGTCAATATGATATTTACAAAATGGTCTCAGGTTTGATAACAGGGCTCCTGGAATCACAGAGAAGTTGGGAACAATCCATGAGAACAGAATTAATTTCACACAGGTGTTTTTAGTTAATTTGGAATGATAGTCTAAAGGTTTGCATATGGCTACATATCTATCATAAGACATCACTGTTAATATTGTAAACTCACACAGTAAAGAGCTGTAAATAACAATGGATTGCAGAGCACACATGTGAGAAGAGATCACGTATGAATCCAATATTAAATCAGAAAGAAATTTAGGATAAAAACCTGAGGCTCCATAAACTCCATTTACAGACAAATGACACAAGAATATGTACATTGGTTCATGAAGAGATTTCTGCATGATAATGACCATAACAAGACGAATATTAATTGATAATATAAGCagataaatgaaaagaaaacaagtgaAATATATATGCCAATATGATTTAGAATCTTTGGGCACCATAAGAGTCAGTCTCAAAGGATAAGTCATGTTATCCATCAAATTAAGGATATTCTTCCAAATCACACAAAACAATAATTttctgcacaaaaaaaaaatgcacgaGACAATATTAATAAGCTTACGTTAAAATTGCTATATACATCCATTTATCATCTGTTAATTAGACTTCAATGTCCATTGTTGGCTGTGGAAAATCATACAAAGTTGGAGTTtgggaaaaaaggaaaacaatcAGATCAACAAATCGGAAGCTGTGTGACAAATCAGAAGCCGTGTGTCTGCATGTGGAAAGCTGaacgtttttgtttatatagcaTCTTTTTTCAGTTGGGAAATCATCTGAAGATATTATGAAACATCTTGGGATTCATTATAATTATGGTCTTTGCAAACTCTGCAATCATTATGCATAACTTGAAAAAAAGGCAACAAGGCCAAATAACTTTTCCACATTGAAAAATCTTTTCTCATGAGCTCAtctcattgacttccatagtttgttgaagtcaatggggaccagcaactctttggttaccaacattctttatatcttcttttatgttccacagaagaaagaaactaatacaggtttggaacaacatgaaagtgagtaaataGTGACAGTAACAATAtataggatagatagatagatagatagatagatagatagatagatattaggggtgtaatggtACACAAACATGACAGTCCAGTATACCTTGGTTTTGACTTCACGGTTCGGTATGGTTTCGGTACAGCAGGGGGaaaaatttaccttttttttaaattaattaaacagtGGTTAACTGAACAAATTGTTCTTTCTTaagtaaattcaattataattagAAATTCCTTATAGGTTAAAACTCTACCTCAGAATCTGCTCTAAACTAGAGAGCCTTTACTGTCACGTTTCTGTTGTATTTGGTTTGGTTTCTCTGTGTTCCAGTTTGCCTGTGTTCCCTCGTTTGTTTCCATGGTTTTTTGATTAATTAGCtccacacctgtttctgtttcttccTGATTAGTTCCtataaagcctgtgttctcccctgTTCTTTTGTCTGCTATTGATTTGATTTGAGTTTGGTTGTGcttgttttcttctgtggattattaaagaACTCTTTTGGATGATACTCCTTTGCCGTGCGCCTTGTTTAGCACACCAACCTGTGACAGGATAGCAGACCTAGAGTACATTTATTTGCGGtggttttcttcttttttgttttcttcattaTTTCCTCTTAGGCATGTGTGACattattggaaaaaaaattaaatctcgAGATTTTTTTGATTGcgataattagacaatattttgctgactACCGTGGgcagctgcagtttttgatattcttcatattctgtgtggtcagttcacatcagtgatagaaattaatcttttcatatattgtatacatttatttttaccttttatgggcaattttacctgttaataaagccatttttttttctaaaatcagtcaattagaataataagacatttaggctgttaccaaacaaatgaaaccagtatcaacaaaattaatctttgcagaagttgcatctgatgtggcatttagatgtatttacacactgtttaatgcagctcagagggaccTGGAGTGCTTTAatctgcagttacaaatgcataatattttgatatgttaaagataaaacattgaatactgatatttgaaattattttaaaatgaaaagatactttgaatgtgaaattaaaaccggcAGCAAAtcactgttaacaagtgagtcattgcgactgaaccgaatcatttaaacggttgattcattcaggatcGAAACATCgccatgttgctcagagacacaaaacagtggtgtagctgtttggaattatttttttgttggcgaaatggagcaaaaacaggcaatatggtgtcttaatattaacttattgtttattggaCTCCTATAAAaccaatatcacatttgcaaccatgcttatttttgaagaaaaatcgGCACTCTTCGtatgatattaactatatgaaattatataaatatatacattttcttccccatgtcttgaattttgtgatcattcttagtgcattttattagactgaatcGTGCaatgaaagaacacactctaaatgcgcCAGCCCCACTCccgacccagagcccagccagCCTTCATCCCACTGCACGGAGCACGCGCCAGAGCCCACCGCAACCGCAGAGCCAGAACCCGTCGCAATTAAAGCGGCAGTGCCAGATAAGGCGACAGAGCAGAACATCGCCCCGGAGCCTGAGCTCGACGACGCAACTGACCAGGTGTGTGAGCCGGTGACACCTTGTATCACCATGGGACTTTTCGTGGAGATTGAGAGCTTGGagggaagccccgcccacactccCATCGCTGAAGGTGAGCTGCAACTGGCCTCTGGGAGTTATTATGAGGAACTAAtggacatctttaaaaaggACTTGATAGACTGGTTTGGGGAGGTTCTGTCCAGCTCCCCTGTGTCTCCTGGGTCTCCGCTGGTTCTGTCCAGCTCTCCCACATCTCCTAAGTTCCCTAGGACTCTTAAGCTCCCacccagcctccctctcccaCCTCCTCTCTTAAGACCAGACAGTTCCTCAGCCCtatgtagaacctggtcgaaaagaacgcacacacatgTGTAACTTAAGTCACATTCCACTGGAAactaatctttaaaaaaaaaaaaaaaaaaaattatctttacttattccttcctttggtagtttgtatttatttgaacaatgtctgagacttggtgttgcaagcacttcgtatgtctgattgcctcttcaagattaatcgctcgatgtattccccaattgtaagtcgctttggataaaagcgtctgctaaatgactaaatgtaaatgtaaatgtaatctaACTTCATCAGCTcgtaaaagttacaaatgaccaacCCAACGCCCAGGTATCTGACTAAGTTTCCTGTCTGTTCTCCTTATCATCTCATGGAGCTGGGAGGAGAACATCTGGCCATTCTTTGAAGCACAGGATTTTCAATGTTGGTCTTgaccagtttaccataaataaagtcaaataaacagacagtacaaagcacGTGGGATCTGGATATGTTCCAGCTCAGGTCCTCCCTAAATCCCGACTGCTTTTTGACCATaattcaatgatggtatcaacaaggAAAGACAGATATATGTTAACCAGACTTGAACAAACCTACAGCACAGACATCCTGGTGACCCCAGAGCAAACCCCCTTTTCCAAGTTGCATTCCAAGACTATGCCGTCTCTTGTGCTCGGACCACAAAGAAACTCTAGTCACACAGAGACggaaaagactgctgctattaaaagcAATATATCCAAGAGACAGTACATATacgaatgtggtattttatgtttcatatatctgactgtagttatcagaacttaggatattttaatctgtgACTTAAACCAgttagtaggtaaaattataggtattcaatatataactatctcatgtttggtattaaatttaaattccaATACATTGAAAtagatgaatgttgacttttatcttcataaggtatgattataacactttgtagaaatctgctaggatattgtGGCTTAGGTGACATATTTATgagcagataatgtatgcacgaagTTTGAGTCGTGTGGGGCGtggctccgccctacagagacaatgtgattgggtcagacagtgactaggatggacttaattctgtccgataaaaacagacaccccaACTTTGAACTAAGAAGCTCAGAACAAAGAACGGGGTGAAACAACTGGTGACATTGCAAGAGACTTGGCTGAAAGTCTGGGCGTTGCCCCTCGATCGTGCTGTGAAACATCTGGCTGATCATCAAAAGACTTCGACACCTGgccacgtctgaccaaagaaaaCTTTCAAGCGGCTGCGTAAAAGAACTTCAAACTCGCTATTCGCGCGCTACCAGGAAGCCATCAAATCCAAAGGAGGaatcccgagtgacgtcacgcgacaacaACACGTCAGCAGGAAAAGTCCTGGGTTTCCCTCCAGCAACCCTTCAAGAAGTACAGCCTTCAATTCAACTTCAAACTCACAGCAAGTAAAACAGACAAATCTCTTATTCACTGAAGCtggttgaattgaatgaatcgttaaaagataacAATAACTGAGTCTTCCATTTGTGACGTCCCCATAAGTTCGTCCTTAATTCTCAAGAGAAGAGAATAGTTACCTtccttcaaactgctttgatcttgccataatatgtttatgtgtgtgtgtatgtgttttggttATTTGTAGTGTGccttagaatagtaaataaacgctcgattcatttttaatgaatagtctggtgccttgattttcaaatcgTTAAACtatttgccatagatcgtgttacctgttgctcaggcAAATTTCCCAATCAATCCTGTATTCTTATCAACAATAAGAAGCATTGCTGATTTATACGTATTAATACTCGCGGGACGAGTTGTTAATagggtataaattatacaatattgattaatatcaattaatcagatcaaaaccgGATTTCTACGATTTGGTTCTCTGAAGCTAAAATTGATAAATAAAGGATAAAACCTTTCATAACGTTACACCTATCTCTGCTGGTGTCTGTCAGTCCCTCAGCTCAACCTCAATCAGTGCCATCTGGGCGCTCTGAACCGCCTCGGGACTTCCAGTCTTCAGCTCCGCCTTGGCGTGAGGATCCCCTGTCTCCGCCTCCAGCCTCCGAGTCCTGGACTCCACCTCGGTCCTTCGACCCATCAGCTCTGCcttggctcctagctccctcatcTCCACCGTGGCCCGTCATCCCACCAGCTCCACCATGCTCCCTCATCCCCCAGGCTCCGACTTGGTCAGTCGTCAACCATCCGCCGCCTCAGGAATCCACTCCTCTGGCTTCACTTTGTCACTCCGTCCCTCTGGTactgtcaggctcctccttccctaTGGCTCCACCTTCATCCTCAGTCACTCCGGCTCCACCTCGGTCATCTGAGCCTtcagctccaccttggccctccggatcctctGTGTCGCCCTGGCTCTCCGTCTGCTCGCTTCATCCTTTTGAATACTTTTgaattcattattgaattttgtgCAAAACAATGTGAttgcgattacatttttttattgttgcccagcactaatatatatatatatacagtgaggaaaataagtatttgaacaccctgctattttgcaagttctcccacttagaaatcatggaggggtctgaaattgtcatcgtaggtgcatgtccactgtcagagacataatctaaaaaaaaaaatccagaaatcacaatgtatcattttttaactatttatttgtatgatacagctgcaaataagtatttgaacacctgtctatcagctagaattctgaccctcaaagacctgttagtccacctccactccatttattatcctaaattagatgcacctgtttgaggtcgttagctgcataaagacacctgtccaccccatacaatcagtaagaatccaactactaacatggccaagaccaaagagctgtccaaagacactagagacaaaattgtacacctccacaaggctggaaagggctatggggaaattgccaagcagcttggtgaaaaaaggtccactgttggagcaatcattagaaaatggaagaagctaaacatgactgtcaatctcccttggactggggctccatgcaagatctcacctcgtggggtctcaatgatcctaagaaaggtgagaaatcagcccagaactacacgggaggagctggtcaatgacctgaaaagagctgggaccaccgtttccaaggttactgttggtaatacactaagacgtcatggtttgaaatcatgcatggcacggaaggttcccctgcttaaaccagcacatgtccagcccgacttaagtttgccaatgaccatttggatgatccagaggagtcatgggagaaagtcatgtggtcagatgagaccaaaattttggtcataattccactaaacgtgtttggaggaagaagaatgatgagtaccatcccaagaacaccatccctactgtgaagcatgggggtggtagcatcatgctttgggggtgtttttctgcacatgggacagggcgactgcactgtattaaggagaggatgaccggggccatgtattgcgagattttggggaacaacctccttccctcatgcagttagagcattgaagatgggtcgaggctgggtcttccaacatgacaatgacccgaagcacacagccaggataaccaaggagtggctctgtaagaagcatatcaaggttctggtgtggcctagccagtctccagacctaaacccaatagagaatctttggagggagctcaaactccgtgtttctcagcgacaggacagaaacctgactgatctagagaagatctgtgtggaggagtgggccaaaatccctcctgcagtgtgtgcaaacctggtgaaaaactacaggaaacgtttgacctctgtaactgcaaacaaaggctactgtaccaaatattaacattgattttctcaggtgttcaaatacttatttgcagctgtatcatacaaataaatagttaaaaaaatcatacattgtgatttctggatgattttttttagattatgtctctcacagtggacatgcacctacgatgacaattttagacccctccatgatttctaagtgggagaacttgcaaaatagcagggtgttcaaatacttattttcctcactgtatatatatatatatatatatatatatatactgtatatacagctggtaaaataagtattgaacaagtcaccatttttctcagtaaatatatttctaaaggtgctgttgacttgaAATTTTCACGAGGTGTCAGCAataacccaagtaatccatacatacaaagaaaacaaaacaaataagttcagaagttaggttatgtgtaataaaatggaatgacacagggaaaaagtattgaacacatgaagaaagggaggtgcgactagtttctccatacaggaggcgtcttgaagctttcattaccaacaaaggcttttctacgaagtattaaatacatttcagtagTTCAGTACTTTTTCCcagtgtcattccattttaatacacataacttaatttctgaacttatttgttttgttttatttgtatgtatggattacttggattgttactgacatctggtgaaaatttaaTGTctacagcacctttagaaatatattaactgGGAAAAATGGTGGCgcgttcaatacttattttacccgctgtgtatatatatatttcatggaagacgcaaacaaaacaaactaaatcTGTGATGTGGTGGGCAAAATTATCAATACTTACAATACCGATATTGTATTGAGAGGTTacgtaatatttattttagactAACAACTGTGCTGTTTAAATAAGtgaaaataacttatttttcaataaataaattattgatCATGTTCTATAATGTTGTTTAGTATGTTCAAAAGTACATGGATAGTTTAGGCATGTTTAAAGGGTCAGTATTTAATGTTAAATGGCTACATAAAATGATCTATATCCAGAAAATACATAAGTGTTCAGTGTAATAGATATATTGGGAGTAGGGTCAAATCTGTAATACTGGTCTTAGAACTTGGTAttagattgaaaaaaaataaaaataagaaattcatCTGCCTCTCCAGACCAGCTTTCTATCATCTTTTCACTCACATAAAGAGCACATTTTGGCATTAAATGCTTCATCAGTCTGAATTTAAGTCTacctgtatatattaatatggcATGTCATTCACTAAGTATAATTCTTTATTTCATAGTACTTACACATGATTTTAAAGTTCTTTTACGAATCTCTTTGAGTTTTAATACATAGACTAAAGGATTGAAAAGAGGTGGCAATATCAGCAGCAGCAAGGCAAAAACAACATAGACACTCTCCGGGACATTGCTTGAGCCATATCTGCTGCACATTGCATCAAAAAACATAGTAAAACTACAAttcattattgaaaataaatgtggaaCACATGTCTGCCAAaattttcttctgttttctaGAGATGCTTTACATGCAACAATAAGTTTTATATAAGACCAAATAATTAAAGCTGTaagacaaatataaaataataaaacaatcaatGCCATGAGGTTATTTATATCCACTGATTCACAAGAGAGCTTTACCATTGACCAGTTGTCACAGTATATTTTGTCAATGTGATATTTACACACTGCCAACCTATTTAACAGCACTACTCCAATGAACATACAAGTAAATGGTACAGTCCAACAGAATAGGAGTAATATGCTGCATGTATTTTTGGTCAGTTTTGAGTGATAGCCCAAAGGTTGACATATGGCCACATGTCTGTCATATGCCATCACTGCTAATGTTGTACACTCACACATAGCTGAACTGTAG is a window of Onychostoma macrolepis isolate SWU-2019 chromosome 21, ASM1243209v1, whole genome shotgun sequence DNA encoding:
- the LOC131528704 gene encoding olfactory receptor 6E1-like; translation: MDNMTYPLRLTLMVPKDSKSYWHIYFTCFLFIYLLILSINIRLVMVIIMQKSLHEPMYIFLCHLSVNGVYGASGFYPKFLSDLILDSYVISSHMCALQSIVIYSSLLCEFTILTVMSYDRYVAICKPLDYHSKLTKNTCVKLILFSWIVPNFSVIPGALLSNLRPFCKYHIDKLYCDNWSIVKLSCASSFVNNVYGYIVAVIFCCCAVIITVSYVKLISACKASLENRRKFWQTCLPHILSLINFTFALLFDVMYSRYGSNDIQEGLRNFLALELVIVPPVFNPLIYGLNIRAVRRVFSSCISTRVNTSEAQKGIKP
- the LOC131528705 gene encoding olfactory receptor 1496-like: MDNQTYFAIYTLMEPKGSKSYRHIYFTSFLLLYALILLMNIWLSVVIVLERVLHEPMYIFLCNLCVNYLYGAAGFYPKFLHDLILDSYVIPSFMCGLQAFVIYSSAMCECTTLAVMAYDRHVAICQPLGYHSKLTKNTCSILLLFCWTVPFTCMFIGVVLLNRLAVCKYHIDKIYCDNWSMVKLSCESVDINNLMALIVLLFYICLTALIIWSYIKLIVACKASLENRRKFWQTCVPHLFSIMNCSFTMFFDAMCSRYGSSNVPESVYVVFALLLLILPPLFNPLVYVLKLKEIRKRTLKSCVSTMK